Proteins from a genomic interval of Nocardioidaceae bacterium:
- a CDS encoding 4Fe-4S dicluster domain-containing protein — MTTFQTIVAVATLLFAAFAIAYTTRAVSRMVATIKQGQPVVGRTDNPGARSVTMLKETFLHTRMAQGKWTWIGVMHWFVYLAFIVLSAAVAQGFVQLFKPDFLWPVIGHFLPFEWLQEALGVLGTVGIVYLAVVRQRHHPRDQGRDSRFFGSVQWQAYFVEAFVLVESSLILFIRGAEYNLGQAEGETELYSRLHFPVSSFFGDVLFASGPDAVGTLETTIVLIAALKVGLAMVWLIVISTWLTMGVAWHRFTAWPNIWFKRESDGSTALGGLQPMMANGKPIDFEDMDSIDEDTALGVGKVEDFTWKDILDFTTCTSCGRCQDQCPAWNTEKPLSPKLLITRLRDHAYAKAQQGADQREDNTGVALLEADRPLVGETEGWAWEPTGGAVIDDDVLWNCTTCGACVQQCPVDIEHVDHIMDMRRYQVLVESNFPAELNGLFKGLENKGNPWNMSPNARLEWAQGLEFPVKVVGEDVTDLDEVEWLFWVGCAGAYEDRAKKTTRAVAELLHTAGVEFAVLGNGETCTGDPARRAGNEFVFQGLAGQNVATLTEAKAKKVVSTCAHCFNTLKNEYGQLGIELEVVHHTQLLNRLVREGKLTPVKASGGQKRTITYHDPCYVGRHNQVYDPPRELLTVIPDADFKEMDRSRERSFCCGAGGARMWMEENIGERINMNRTTEAVGTGADQIAVGCPFCRVMLSDGLTMKQSKGEARESVEVLDVAQMLLASVKGEAYAPAVPAGTGGTTGKAAAKAAPAEGDDATKSSPEAGDATQTEHTVTDQQDYGKNPQSGSGSSLFSDAEEKKPASTSGASAGSLFGDSGAGDAGTPSKPTESTSLFGDSAAGETEGSTTKAGESGSSLFDAPASKPASEPASEPAEEPAAAAKPASGGGSLFDTPASDEPEAAPATEPKAEGEAGKAEDEAAQRPATGGGSLFDIGSSEPEPEPAAAPEATADHAPEPEPEPQPEPQPSASTATSGGGSLFDIASPEPAAEPEPEPEPEPEPEPEPEPEPQPEASTDQPTAEEHEPKKGGISEGGSLFDL, encoded by the coding sequence ATGACCACCTTCCAGACCATCGTGGCCGTTGCGACGCTTCTCTTCGCCGCGTTCGCGATCGCCTACACGACCCGGGCCGTGTCCCGCATGGTCGCCACCATCAAGCAGGGGCAGCCCGTCGTCGGGCGTACGGACAACCCCGGCGCGCGTTCGGTCACCATGCTCAAGGAGACCTTCCTCCACACCCGGATGGCGCAAGGCAAGTGGACCTGGATCGGTGTCATGCACTGGTTCGTCTACCTGGCGTTCATCGTGCTGTCCGCGGCCGTCGCCCAGGGCTTCGTGCAGCTGTTCAAGCCGGACTTCCTGTGGCCGGTGATCGGCCACTTCCTGCCCTTCGAGTGGCTGCAGGAGGCCCTCGGGGTGCTCGGCACGGTCGGCATCGTCTACCTCGCGGTCGTGCGGCAGCGCCACCACCCGCGGGACCAGGGGCGGGACAGCCGCTTCTTCGGCTCGGTGCAGTGGCAGGCGTACTTCGTCGAGGCGTTCGTGCTCGTCGAGAGCTCGCTGATCCTGTTCATCCGCGGCGCGGAGTACAACCTCGGCCAGGCCGAGGGCGAGACCGAGCTCTACAGCCGCCTGCACTTCCCCGTCTCCTCGTTCTTCGGCGACGTGCTGTTCGCCTCGGGACCGGACGCGGTCGGCACTCTCGAGACGACGATCGTGCTCATCGCCGCGCTCAAGGTCGGCCTCGCGATGGTCTGGCTGATCGTGATCTCCACCTGGCTGACCATGGGCGTCGCCTGGCACCGCTTCACCGCCTGGCCGAACATCTGGTTCAAGCGCGAGTCCGACGGCTCCACCGCGCTCGGCGGCCTGCAGCCCATGATGGCGAACGGCAAGCCCATCGACTTCGAGGACATGGACTCCATCGACGAGGACACGGCGCTCGGGGTCGGCAAGGTCGAGGACTTCACCTGGAAGGACATCCTCGACTTCACCACCTGCACCTCGTGCGGCCGCTGCCAGGACCAGTGCCCGGCGTGGAACACCGAGAAGCCGCTGTCCCCCAAGCTGCTGATCACGCGCCTGCGCGACCACGCCTACGCCAAGGCCCAGCAGGGTGCGGACCAGCGCGAGGACAACACCGGCGTCGCCCTGCTCGAGGCCGACCGCCCGCTCGTCGGTGAGACCGAGGGCTGGGCCTGGGAGCCCACTGGCGGCGCGGTCATCGACGACGACGTGCTGTGGAACTGCACGACCTGCGGTGCCTGCGTCCAGCAGTGCCCGGTCGACATCGAGCACGTCGACCACATCATGGACATGCGCCGCTACCAGGTCCTGGTCGAGTCGAACTTCCCCGCCGAGCTCAACGGACTGTTCAAGGGCCTGGAGAACAAGGGCAACCCGTGGAACATGTCGCCCAACGCACGCCTGGAGTGGGCGCAGGGTCTGGAGTTCCCGGTCAAGGTCGTCGGCGAGGACGTCACCGACCTCGACGAGGTCGAGTGGCTCTTCTGGGTCGGCTGCGCCGGCGCGTACGAGGACCGCGCGAAGAAGACCACCCGCGCGGTGGCCGAGCTGCTGCACACCGCCGGCGTCGAGTTCGCGGTGCTGGGCAACGGCGAGACCTGCACGGGCGACCCGGCTCGTCGAGCCGGCAACGAGTTCGTCTTCCAGGGTCTCGCCGGACAGAACGTCGCGACGCTCACCGAGGCCAAGGCCAAGAAGGTCGTCTCGACCTGCGCGCACTGCTTCAACACGCTGAAGAACGAGTACGGCCAGCTGGGCATCGAGCTCGAGGTCGTGCACCACACGCAGCTGCTGAACCGTCTGGTGCGTGAGGGCAAGCTGACGCCGGTCAAGGCGAGCGGCGGGCAGAAGCGCACGATCACGTACCACGACCCCTGCTACGTCGGCCGTCACAACCAGGTCTACGACCCGCCGCGCGAGCTGCTGACCGTCATCCCCGACGCGGACTTCAAGGAGATGGACCGGTCCCGGGAGCGTTCCTTCTGCTGCGGCGCCGGCGGCGCGCGCATGTGGATGGAGGAGAACATCGGCGAGCGGATCAACATGAACCGCACGACCGAGGCCGTCGGCACCGGCGCGGACCAGATCGCCGTCGGGTGTCCGTTCTGTCGCGTCATGCTCTCCGACGGCCTGACGATGAAGCAGTCGAAGGGCGAGGCGCGCGAGTCGGTCGAGGTGCTCGACGTCGCGCAGATGCTGCTGGCATCGGTGAAGGGTGAGGCGTACGCCCCGGCCGTTCCCGCCGGCACCGGCGGCACGACCGGCAAGGCTGCTGCGAAGGCCGCTCCCGCCGAGGGCGACGACGCGACCAAGAGCAGCCCGGAGGCCGGTGACGCGACCCAGACCGAGCACACCGTGACCGACCAGCAGGACTACGGCAAGAACCCGCAGTCCGGGTCCGGGTCCTCGCTCTTCTCCGACGCCGAGGAGAAGAAGCCGGCCTCGACCTCGGGTGCCTCCGCGGGATCGCTCTTCGGTGACTCGGGCGCCGGTGACGCCGGCACGCCGTCGAAGCCGACGGAGTCCACCTCGCTGTTCGGGGACTCCGCCGCCGGTGAGACCGAGGGCTCGACGACGAAGGCCGGGGAGAGTGGCAGCTCGCTGTTCGACGCGCCTGCCTCGAAGCCTGCCTCGGAGCCGGCTTCGGAGCCGGCCGAGGAGCCCGCCGCGGCGGCGAAGCCGGCGAGCGGAGGGGGTTCGCTGTTCGACACCCCCGCCAGCGACGAGCCCGAGGCAGCACCTGCCACGGAGCCGAAGGCGGAGGGCGAGGCCGGCAAGGCCGAGGACGAGGCGGCGCAGCGTCCTGCGACCGGAGGCGGTTCGCTCTTCGACATCGGTTCCTCGGAGCCGGAGCCGGAGCCCGCGGCTGCACCGGAGGCGACGGCCGACCACGCGCCGGAGCCCGAGCCCGAGCCGCAGCCCGAGCCGCAGCCGAGTGCTTCCACGGCCACGAGCGGCGGCGGGTCCCTGTTCGACATCGCGAGCCCGGAGCCCGCGGCCGAACCGGAGCCGGAGCCCGAGCCCGAGCCCGAGCCCGAGCCCGAGCCCGAGCCCGAGCCGCAGCCGGAGGCGTCGACGGACCAGCCGACGGCCGAGGAGCACGAGCCCAAGAAGGGCGGCATCTCCGAGGGCGGGTCGCTCTTCGACCTCTGA
- a CDS encoding DUF1800 domain-containing protein, with the protein MPPIRRYRATPVPSPADLHLLRRFSFGYTPALRAEAAAAGGARSWFEQQLAPSRISDPRGQAVDGWFPLLAHSPRTAFENQKSGRVHRNHYTWSIARRALLRQTYSSRQVHEVMTEFWLNHLHVYAQASPAWPFRPGYDEVVRHHALGRFTDLLAAAVTHPAMLRYLDADSSVAGEINENLGRELLELHTLGRESGYSEVDVRNAAKVLTGLGVDRITLQPVWNERDHERGLLSVLGISVPNLLGSGRDAIADLLARLAVHPATARRIATKLAVRFVADDPPAALVDRVAEAFLSSGTSIPATLRALVDDPLFRAAAQPKVRTPMEDVVATLRALEVTVGRPGDPGDGAAAANAVLWLTTSVGQRPWHWVTPDGFPDRSEAWASASRMLASFRVHHNLAGGYYPRERVTYRPAGSRLPRRRMRFDTLTDHLSRTLRGRPVDARTLAAACRYLEVSPGTVITRSHPVVRWRMPWLLALLLDSPEHMTR; encoded by the coding sequence GTGCCACCGATCCGCCGCTACCGCGCGACCCCCGTGCCGTCGCCGGCGGACCTGCACCTGCTGCGCCGGTTCAGCTTCGGCTACACCCCTGCCCTGCGCGCCGAGGCCGCCGCCGCGGGCGGGGCCCGGTCCTGGTTCGAGCAGCAGCTCGCCCCCTCCCGGATCTCCGACCCCCGCGGGCAGGCCGTCGACGGCTGGTTCCCCCTGCTGGCGCACAGCCCGCGCACGGCGTTCGAGAACCAGAAGTCCGGCCGCGTGCACCGCAACCACTACACCTGGTCGATCGCCCGTCGCGCCCTGCTGCGGCAGACGTACTCCTCGCGCCAGGTGCACGAGGTGATGACGGAGTTCTGGCTCAACCATCTCCACGTGTACGCCCAGGCCTCCCCGGCCTGGCCGTTCCGGCCCGGCTACGACGAGGTCGTACGCCACCACGCGCTCGGGCGCTTCACCGACCTGCTCGCCGCGGCCGTCACGCACCCCGCGATGCTGCGGTACCTCGACGCCGACTCCTCGGTCGCCGGCGAGATCAACGAGAACCTCGGCCGGGAGCTGCTCGAGCTGCACACGCTGGGGCGGGAGTCCGGCTACAGCGAGGTCGACGTACGCAACGCGGCGAAGGTGCTCACCGGCCTCGGCGTCGACCGCATCACCCTCCAGCCGGTCTGGAACGAGCGCGACCACGAGCGCGGCCTGCTGTCGGTGCTGGGCATCTCCGTGCCCAACCTGCTCGGCAGCGGCCGTGACGCCATCGCCGACCTCCTCGCCCGACTGGCCGTGCACCCGGCGACCGCACGGCGCATCGCGACCAAGCTCGCGGTGCGGTTCGTCGCCGACGACCCGCCGGCCGCACTGGTGGACCGGGTGGCCGAGGCGTTCCTGTCCTCCGGCACCTCGATCCCCGCGACGCTGCGCGCGCTGGTCGACGACCCGCTGTTCCGTGCGGCGGCGCAACCGAAGGTGCGTACGCCCATGGAGGACGTCGTGGCCACCCTCCGCGCGCTCGAGGTGACGGTCGGTCGCCCCGGGGACCCCGGTGACGGCGCGGCCGCGGCGAACGCCGTGCTGTGGCTCACCACGTCTGTCGGCCAGAGGCCGTGGCACTGGGTGACCCCCGACGGGTTCCCCGACCGCTCCGAGGCCTGGGCGTCGGCGTCACGGATGCTCGCGTCGTTCCGCGTGCACCACAACCTGGCCGGCGGCTACTACCCCCGCGAGCGCGTCACCTACCGGCCCGCCGGCTCCCGGCTGCCCCGACGACGGATGCGCTTCGACACCCTGACCGACCACCTCAGCCGCACGCTCCGGGGACGCCCCGTGGACGCGCGTACGCTCGCCGCGGCCTGCCGCTACCTCGAGGTCTCGCCCGGCACGGTGATCACCCGCTCGCACCCCGTGGTGCGCTGGCGGATGCCGTGGCTGCTGGCCCTGCTGCTGGACTCACCGGAGCACATGACGCGATGA
- a CDS encoding DUF1501 domain-containing protein has product MTAPDTDHGVEAPCCTEGAALTRRGLLQGIGGGLAATTMFGSTALGVLGGPAYAAPTLPGALPAAAGTPQNVVVVLSLSGGADMLSLVVPHGDPGYYRARSSIAVPRGALWAQDGFFGLHPALRPLQPWWETRRLAVVTGTGLPVPNRSHFAALEELEDAGPGDALRAGWLNRALGAVAGEDPQQGVHVGSGMLPTALAGPTPTLAVAELDATELNGPMGSHRRDRAAALRRMWGGTQGPLGDSARKALTVAADLRPVVGSPYAPSNGARYPATDLGDALKDAARLIRSGSGVRAITVDHGSWDMHAYLGDVDDPRDRSMRTMATGLAQGLAAFCTDLGSLLGSHVTVVTVSEFGRRVVENGSGGLDHGWGSAMLLLGAGVRGGRYLGRWPGLDAASLREGDLAVTTDYRSVLAEVVTRRLGVSSAAAFPGFTPQGVGAVV; this is encoded by the coding sequence ATGACCGCACCTGACACGGACCACGGAGTCGAGGCACCCTGCTGCACCGAGGGCGCCGCACTCACCCGCCGCGGGCTGCTCCAGGGCATCGGCGGCGGGCTCGCCGCGACCACGATGTTCGGCTCCACCGCGCTCGGGGTGCTCGGCGGCCCCGCGTACGCCGCCCCGACCCTGCCCGGGGCCCTGCCCGCCGCGGCGGGGACCCCGCAGAACGTCGTCGTCGTGCTGTCGCTGTCCGGCGGCGCGGACATGCTGAGCCTCGTCGTGCCGCACGGCGACCCCGGCTACTACCGGGCGCGGTCCTCGATCGCGGTGCCGCGCGGCGCCCTGTGGGCCCAGGACGGCTTCTTCGGCCTCCACCCGGCGCTGCGACCGCTGCAGCCGTGGTGGGAGACCCGCCGGCTCGCGGTGGTCACCGGCACCGGACTCCCCGTGCCGAACCGCTCGCACTTCGCGGCGCTGGAGGAGCTCGAGGACGCCGGCCCCGGCGACGCGCTGCGCGCCGGCTGGCTGAACCGGGCACTCGGTGCCGTCGCCGGGGAGGACCCGCAGCAGGGCGTGCACGTGGGGTCCGGGATGCTGCCGACCGCGCTCGCCGGGCCGACCCCGACGCTCGCGGTGGCCGAGCTCGACGCCACCGAGCTGAACGGGCCCATGGGCTCGCACCGGCGGGACCGGGCCGCGGCACTGCGTCGCATGTGGGGCGGCACGCAGGGACCGCTGGGCGACTCGGCCCGCAAGGCCCTGACCGTCGCCGCGGACCTCAGGCCGGTGGTGGGCTCGCCGTACGCGCCGTCCAACGGCGCCCGCTACCCCGCCACCGACCTCGGTGACGCCCTGAAGGACGCCGCACGGCTGATCCGATCGGGCAGCGGCGTCCGCGCGATCACCGTCGACCACGGCTCGTGGGACATGCACGCCTACCTCGGCGACGTCGACGACCCGCGCGACCGCTCCATGCGCACCATGGCCACCGGTCTGGCGCAGGGGCTGGCGGCCTTCTGCACCGACCTCGGATCGCTGCTCGGCTCGCACGTCACGGTCGTGACGGTCTCGGAGTTCGGCCGCCGTGTCGTGGAGAACGGGTCCGGCGGGCTGGACCACGGGTGGGGGTCGGCGATGCTGCTGCTCGGAGCCGGCGTACGCGGGGGTCGCTACCTGGGCCGGTGGCCCGGCCTGGACGCCGCGTCCCTGCGCGAGGGCGACCTCGCCGTGACCACGGACTACCGCTCGGTGCTGGCCGAGGTGGTCACGCGACGGCTGGGAGTCTCCTCGGCCGCCGCCTTCCCGGGGTTCACCCCGCAGGGCGTCGGCGCCGTCGTCTGA
- a CDS encoding acyl-CoA dehydrogenase family protein: MSTSTKRPAFDRDDPAGIDEQLSVEEIAVRDSVRQLVAPWREEVGQWFEDGEVPDPRGMMKQCGELGLLGMHLEGYGCAGMSAVDYGLACLELEACDSAVRSMVSVQGSLSMYAIWAFGTEEQKQEWLPRMAAGDAIGCFGLTEPDHGSDPSNMRTRAKRDGAGEDADWILDGRKMWISNGSIADVAVVWAQTEEGIRGFVVPTESEGFSAPEIKHKMSLRASITSELVMDGVRLPASAVLPEVTGLKGPLSCLTEARYGIIWGSLGAARDSLYAALDYAGQRVQFDKPIAAYQLTQQKFADMTLELVKGQLLALHLGRSKDKGLIRPEHVSIGKLNNIREAIEICRTSRTILGANGISLEYPVIRHANNLESVLTYEGTVEMHTLVLGQALTGHAAFR; the protein is encoded by the coding sequence ATGAGCACCTCCACCAAGCGCCCCGCGTTCGACCGCGACGACCCGGCCGGCATCGACGAGCAGCTGAGCGTCGAGGAGATCGCCGTGCGCGACTCCGTACGCCAGCTCGTCGCCCCGTGGCGCGAGGAGGTCGGCCAGTGGTTCGAGGACGGCGAGGTGCCGGACCCGCGCGGCATGATGAAGCAGTGCGGCGAGCTCGGTCTCCTCGGCATGCACCTGGAGGGGTACGGCTGCGCCGGCATGAGCGCCGTCGACTACGGCCTGGCCTGCCTCGAACTCGAGGCGTGCGACTCCGCGGTGCGGTCGATGGTCTCGGTGCAGGGGTCGCTGTCGATGTACGCCATCTGGGCGTTCGGCACGGAGGAGCAGAAGCAGGAGTGGCTCCCGCGCATGGCCGCCGGCGACGCGATCGGCTGCTTCGGTCTCACCGAGCCCGACCACGGGTCGGACCCGAGCAACATGCGTACGCGCGCCAAGCGCGACGGTGCCGGTGAGGACGCCGACTGGATCCTCGACGGTCGCAAGATGTGGATCTCCAACGGCTCGATCGCCGACGTGGCCGTGGTCTGGGCGCAGACCGAGGAGGGCATCCGCGGGTTCGTCGTGCCCACCGAGTCCGAGGGCTTCAGCGCGCCGGAGATTAAGCACAAGATGTCGCTGCGCGCCTCGATCACCTCGGAACTGGTGATGGACGGCGTACGCCTCCCCGCCTCGGCGGTGCTGCCCGAGGTCACCGGGCTGAAGGGGCCGCTGTCGTGCCTGACCGAGGCGCGCTACGGCATCATCTGGGGGTCATTGGGCGCCGCGCGCGACTCGCTGTACGCCGCGCTGGACTACGCGGGCCAGCGGGTGCAGTTCGACAAGCCGATCGCGGCCTACCAGCTGACCCAGCAGAAGTTCGCGGACATGACGCTCGAGCTCGTGAAGGGGCAGCTGCTCGCGCTGCACCTGGGCCGCTCGAAGGACAAGGGGCTCATCCGTCCCGAGCACGTCAGCATCGGCAAGCTCAACAACATCCGCGAGGCCATCGAGATCTGCCGCACCTCCCGCACGATCCTGGGCGCGAACGGCATCTCGCTGGAGTACCCGGTCATCCGGCACGCCAACAATCTCGAGTCGGTGCTGACCTACGAGGGCACCGTCGAGATGCACACGCTCGTGCTCGGGCAGGCCCTCACCGGGCACGCCGCCTTCCGCTGA
- a CDS encoding dCTP deaminase: MLLSDRDIHAEIDAGRVALDPWDPEMVQPSSIDVRLDRFFRTFENHRYPHIDPSIAQPELTREVEPEGDEPFILHPGEFVLGSTYEVVTLPDDVAARLEGKSSLGRLGLLTHSTAGFIDPGFSGHVTLELANVANLPITLYPGMKIGQMCFFRLSSPATHPYGSEKYGSRYQGQRGPTASRSYANFHRTRID, encoded by the coding sequence GTGCTGCTCTCCGACCGTGACATCCACGCCGAGATCGACGCCGGGCGTGTGGCCCTGGACCCCTGGGACCCCGAGATGGTGCAGCCGTCGAGCATCGACGTGCGGCTGGACCGCTTCTTCCGCACGTTCGAGAACCATCGCTACCCCCACATCGACCCGTCCATCGCGCAGCCGGAGCTGACGCGCGAGGTGGAGCCCGAGGGCGACGAGCCGTTCATCCTGCACCCGGGCGAGTTCGTGCTCGGGTCGACGTACGAGGTCGTCACGCTGCCCGACGACGTGGCCGCGCGTCTGGAGGGCAAGAGCTCCCTGGGACGGCTCGGGCTGCTGACGCACTCGACCGCAGGCTTCATCGACCCCGGCTTCTCGGGTCACGTGACGCTCGAACTCGCGAACGTCGCGAACCTGCCGATCACGCTCTACCCCGGCATGAAGATCGGGCAGATGTGCTTCTTCCGGCTCTCCAGCCCGGCGACGCACCCGTACGGCTCGGAGAAGTACGGGTCCCGCTACCAGGGTCAGCGCGGCCCGACGGCGAGCCGGTCGTACGCGAACTTCCACCGCACCCGCATCGACTGA
- a CDS encoding MFS transporter, translating to MTSDAKRVSLLMGLLFGLAGMGSSSAAVVLPVMAEDLGTSVGVATWTISLYTLMLAITTAVYGRISDLVGVRWPLAVGLALMVLGALGAALAPNLAVLIAARGMQGFGAAAIPTLGVAALSARYDGDVRGNALARLAGAAAAVSCLGPLVGGTVESAFGWRAVMALPVLGLLVLPFIWHALTDEGTGAHLDIPGALLVMAATGGVVLLLQSPASGLLLAGVGVALLALGVPAVVAWVKRHPMGFLPEEVATNRTVVRSALAASAIPASWFALLVGVPAVLVGEGWETWHVGLLLLPSAALALLIPQYVGRVLARVGATKVLVGAAVVSAGAMALAALGTAIESPWLRLPLLVGTVLFTTVAFGVGQPSLSAAVSDAVRAPVRGVALGVATLCFLLGGSIGAAVVGGVGDALGVPVALGLLALLPVLGVIVLLPEIGDERRRSAAEEPRDTSGGAYDAAPVTLD from the coding sequence GTGACGTCAGACGCGAAGCGGGTCAGCCTGCTCATGGGGCTGCTCTTCGGGCTGGCCGGCATGGGATCCTCCTCGGCAGCGGTCGTGCTGCCCGTCATGGCCGAGGACCTCGGCACCTCCGTCGGCGTCGCGACCTGGACGATCAGCCTCTACACCCTGATGCTGGCGATCACCACGGCCGTGTACGGACGCATCTCCGACCTCGTCGGGGTGCGTTGGCCCCTGGCCGTCGGTCTCGCCCTGATGGTCCTGGGCGCCCTGGGCGCGGCGCTCGCGCCGAACCTCGCCGTGCTCATCGCCGCGCGCGGCATGCAGGGATTCGGCGCGGCCGCCATCCCGACCCTGGGTGTCGCGGCGCTCTCGGCGCGCTACGACGGCGACGTACGCGGCAACGCGCTCGCCCGCCTCGCCGGCGCGGCGGCTGCGGTGAGCTGCCTCGGACCGCTCGTCGGCGGCACCGTCGAGTCCGCCTTCGGGTGGCGCGCCGTGATGGCGCTGCCGGTGCTCGGCCTGCTGGTGCTGCCGTTCATCTGGCACGCGCTGACCGACGAAGGCACCGGGGCCCACCTCGACATCCCCGGCGCGCTGCTCGTGATGGCGGCCACCGGTGGTGTCGTGCTGCTGCTCCAGTCGCCCGCGTCGGGCCTGTTGCTGGCCGGCGTGGGCGTCGCGCTCCTGGCGCTCGGTGTGCCGGCCGTGGTCGCGTGGGTGAAGCGGCACCCGATGGGGTTCCTGCCGGAGGAGGTCGCGACCAACAGGACCGTCGTACGCAGCGCCCTCGCCGCGTCGGCGATCCCTGCCTCGTGGTTCGCGCTGCTCGTCGGCGTGCCGGCCGTGCTGGTCGGCGAGGGGTGGGAGACCTGGCACGTCGGGCTCCTGCTGCTGCCCTCGGCGGCGCTGGCGCTGCTCATCCCGCAGTACGTCGGCCGCGTGCTCGCCCGCGTCGGCGCGACGAAGGTGCTGGTGGGCGCGGCCGTGGTCTCCGCGGGGGCGATGGCACTCGCCGCGCTCGGCACGGCCATCGAGAGCCCGTGGCTGCGGCTGCCGCTCCTGGTCGGCACGGTTCTCTTCACCACCGTCGCCTTCGGCGTCGGGCAGCCGAGCCTCTCGGCGGCGGTCTCCGATGCCGTCCGAGCCCCGGTCCGCGGGGTCGCGCTCGGTGTGGCCACGCTGTGCTTCCTGTTGGGCGGCTCGATCGGTGCCGCCGTGGTCGGTGGCGTCGGCGACGCCCTGGGCGTGCCGGTGGCCCTCGGGCTCCTCGCCCTGCTGCCTGTGCTCGGCGTCATCGTGCTGCTGCCGGAGATCGGTGACGAGCGCCGGCGTTCGGCTGCCGAGGAACCACGAGATACCTCGGGCGGGGCGTACGACGCGGCGCCCGTCACGTTGGACTGA
- a CDS encoding DUF2461 domain-containing protein translates to MSFAGIPVAALDFYDDLELDNTKSFWEARKQTYAEAVRGPMQALAATLEPEFGKAKLFRPYRDVRFSKDKTPYKTHQGLFVQKAPATGLYAEVAAPGFRVGVGFYHAEPARLAAFRTAVDSPAGESLERTLAALEGAGWERGGDRLKTSPRGWDADHPRIDLLRHKTLTLAKHYGFEDWIHTPALADQVAADWREAMPLVTWVTEHTRVEADDVVLREG, encoded by the coding sequence ATGAGCTTCGCCGGCATCCCAGTGGCCGCCCTCGACTTCTACGACGACCTCGAGCTCGACAACACGAAGTCGTTCTGGGAGGCGCGCAAGCAGACGTACGCCGAGGCCGTCCGCGGCCCGATGCAGGCCCTCGCCGCGACGCTCGAGCCGGAGTTCGGCAAGGCCAAGCTGTTCCGGCCCTACCGCGACGTGCGCTTCAGCAAGGACAAGACGCCGTACAAGACGCACCAGGGGCTGTTCGTCCAGAAGGCCCCGGCGACAGGCCTGTACGCCGAGGTGGCCGCGCCCGGCTTCCGTGTGGGCGTCGGTTTCTACCACGCCGAGCCGGCCCGGCTGGCGGCGTTCCGCACGGCGGTCGACTCCCCTGCGGGTGAGTCGCTGGAGCGTACGCTCGCCGCTCTCGAGGGCGCCGGCTGGGAACGCGGCGGTGACCGGCTGAAGACCTCACCGCGCGGCTGGGACGCGGACCACCCGCGTATCGACCTGCTGCGTCACAAGACGCTGACGCTGGCCAAGCACTACGGCTTCGAGGACTGGATCCACACGCCGGCGCTCGCGGACCAGGTCGCGGCGGACTGGCGTGAGGCGATGCCGCTCGTCACGTGGGTCACCGAGCACACCCGGGTCGAGGCCGACGACGTGGTGCTGCGCGAGGGCTGA
- a CDS encoding Rrf2 family transcriptional regulator → MRVSAKSDYALRALIEIVTEESGRPVSAESLSTRQDIPHGFLQAILGDLRRAGICASQRGQSGGWRMARAAAEVRVADVIRAVDGPLVSVYGLRPEAVEYNERAAVLQPVWIAARSSLREVLESVTIADLAAGELPDAVQERTGDEDAWQPH, encoded by the coding sequence GTGCGCGTCTCCGCCAAGTCCGACTACGCCCTGCGCGCGCTGATCGAGATCGTCACCGAGGAGTCCGGTCGACCGGTCAGCGCCGAGTCGCTGTCGACCCGGCAGGACATCCCGCACGGCTTCCTCCAGGCGATCCTCGGCGATCTCCGACGGGCCGGCATCTGTGCCTCGCAGCGCGGTCAGTCCGGGGGGTGGCGCATGGCGAGGGCTGCGGCGGAGGTGCGCGTCGCCGACGTGATCAGGGCGGTCGACGGACCGCTGGTCAGCGTGTACGGCCTCCGCCCCGAGGCGGTGGAGTACAACGAGCGCGCCGCCGTGCTGCAGCCGGTGTGGATCGCGGCGAGGTCCAGCCTGCGTGAGGTGCTCGAGTCGGTCACCATCGCCGACCTCGCCGCGGGTGAGCTGCCCGACGCCGTGCAGGAGCGCACCGGCGACGAGGACGCCTGGCAGCCCCACTGA